Genomic window (Thermoplasmatales archaeon):
ATTTAAATGATAAAGGATATAACTTTATGGGAAGCGTAAAGGATTTGAGAATTATTGAAGAAGCAAAAGAAAAGCCTGGGATTGCTGAATTCATATTTTCAGACCGCTATTCAGTTTTTGATTGGGGTGAAATGCCAGATTTAATAGAAAATAAGGGCAAGTCACTCTGCTTAATTGGAGCATATTTTTTTGAAAAAATGAATAAAAATGGAATAAAAAATCATTATGTTGGAGTTGTTGAGGATGAAAAAATAAAAAGTATAAAAGAAATTAAAGAAGCAACAAACAGGATGAGAATAAAAATTTTAAGAGTTATTAAGCCAAGAATATGCGGGAAAGAATATGATTATTCAGTTTATTCAAAAGAAAAATCAAATTTTCTTATACCTGTTGAAGTAATATACAGAAATTTTATAGCAGAAGGCTCAAGTTTTCTTAAGAGGTTGAGGGAAGGAAAAATAAATCTTGCTGAATATGGTTTAAAAAAAGTGGAGGCAAATCAAAAGCTTGATCAGCCAATATATGAATTTTCTACAAAGCTTGAAGAAATTGATAGATATATAAGCAGGGAAGAAGTAAAAAGAATTGCTATGTTAAGCAATGAAGAAATAGAGGAAATTATAGAAATTTCAGAAAAAATAAATGGGATGATAAGCAGGGAAGTGGAAAAAACTGGAGCAAGAAATGAAGATGGAAAAATTGAATTCGGTTTTGATGAAGAAAGAAATATTATTGTTGTTGATGTTGTTGGCACACCAGATGAATGCAGATTTACAATAAATGGCATACCGATAAGCAAGGAAATTGCAAGAATTTATTATAGAAAAACAGAATGGTATAAAGAAATAGAGGAAGCAAAGAAAATTGATGCAATAGATTGGAGGCGAAAGGTCACTCAGCCGCCGTTCCTGCCTCCCATACTCAGGGAAAGCATTTCGTCGATTTATCAATCTTTATGCAATGAAATAACAGGGAGAAGATTTTTTAAAGTGAAGTCATTTGGAGAGATAATAGCTGAAATTAAGGAGCTTTTAAATGAAGGATAAAAATATAGTTTTGATTATAACATGTTTTTCATCTTTTCTTGTTCCATTTACAAGTTCATCAATTAACATAGCCCTTCCCTCTATAGGAAGAGATTTTGGCGTTGATTCAATTTTTCTTGGATGGATTACAACATCCTATATACTGGCGACAGCTGTCCTTCTTTTGCCATTTGGCAAAATTGGAGATATTTATGGAAGAATTAAAATTTTTTTATACGGGATAATAATTTTTGCAGTTGCATCTTTTCTATCAATGATTTCCTTTTTGCCATATCTTTTTTTAATTTTAAGAATAATTCATGCAATAGGAAGTGCAATGATTTTCTCAAATGGAATCGCAATTTTATCTTCATTTTTTAGGGAAGAAAGAGGGAAAGCACTTGGCATAAATGCGTCATTTACCTATGCGGGACTTTCAAGCGGCCCATTTATAGGGGGATTTTTAACAAGTTATTTTGGATGGAGAAGCATATTTCTCCTCATGATTTTCATTTGTATTTTAATAATTTTTTTCCTCAGCAGATTTAAATATGAATTTTCTGGTAATTATGAGAAATTTGATTATTTTGGCTCATTTCTCTCAGGAGCATCTATAATCTCTATTATATGCGCCCTTTCAATAATTGATTCAATAAGAGGAATAATAATTGCAATTTTCTCTTTTTTACTTTTTATATTTTTCATTTTTTGGGAGAGCAAGATGAAAAATCCATTGATAAACCCTTCAATTTTTGGAAAAAATATTGTATTTGTTTTTTCAAATTTAACGGCATTAATTCATTATACTGCCACAGCATCATTAACATTTTTTATGAGCCTTTATCTTCAAAATATAAAAAACTATTCAGCGAGCTTTGCTGGATTAGTTCTTGTGTCTCAGCCGATTTTTCAGGCAATTTTTTCTCCAACTGCTGGAAAATTATCTGATAGAATAGATGCAAAAATAATTGCATCATTGGGTATAGGATTAACTGCTCTTGGCATTTTTTTACTAGCTTTATATATCAGAAATGATCCAGGTTTAATAATAATAGTTGTAATTCTCTCATTAATAGGATTTGGTTTTGCATTTTTTTCTTCTCCAAATACAAATGCAATAATGGCAAGTGTTGAAGGAAAAGAATATGGAATTGCATCTGCTACACTTGCTACAATGCGCACGATTGGTCAATCCGCAAGCATGGGAATTGCAATATTGCTCACAAAAAATTATTCTTTTGTTGATGCAATGGAAAAAGCATTCATAATTTCAGCGATTTTATGCATCATTGGAATATTCACATCAATTGCAAGAGGTAGAAATAATTATAAATAATTTAAATAATTAATGGGAAGATGAAAAATAGAAAAAAGGAGCACCTTGAAATAGTAATGGAAAAGGATGTCATGCATTCTTATAACTATTGGGATGATTTCATGCTGATTCATGATGCATTACCTGAGATAAATATTGATGAAATAGATCTTTCAACAGAAATTTTCGGAAAAAAGCTTTCAATGCCGATAATAATTGCAGGAATGACGGGTGGCTTCGAGGAGGCGAAGGAAATAAATAGAAAAATAGCGATGGTTGCGGAAAAATTTGGCGTTGGCATGGGCGTCGGCTCGCAGAGGGCGGGGCTTGAAAACAGGGAAGTTGTTGAAAGCTACAGTGTGGTGAAAAATTATCGTGTGCCTTTGAGAATTGCAAATGTTGGAGCTCCTCAACTGCTTGAATGGAATAATGTAATAGAGAAAGCGAATGAGGCTATAGAGATGATAGATGCGGATGTGCTTGCAATACATTTGAATTTTTTGCAGGAAGTTATTCAACCAGAAGGAGATAGAAATGCAAAGGGATGCGTTAGGATGATAAAGGAAGTTTCTTCCTCAGTTGATAAGCCAGTTATTGTTAAGGAAACAGGGGCTGGAATAAGCAGGAAGGTTGTTGAGAAATTACTAGATACTGATATAGTTGGAATAGATATTGGAGGGGCTGGAGGAACATCTTTTTCAGCTGTTGAAAGCTATAGGGCAAAAAAAATCAGAAACAGGATACAGGAGGAGATAGGGAAAATATTCTGGGACTGGGGAATTCCCGCTCCTTATTGCTTGATTGAAATAGCGGAGATATGCAAAAATGCTGGAATTGAAATAGTTGCTACTGGAGGAATAAGGCATGGACTTGATGTCGCAAAATCAATAGCACTTGGCGCAGATTGTGCGGGTGTTGCAAGTGCTATTTTAAAAAGCAAATCAATGGACGAAAAAATGGAAATTTTTAAGAAATCTCTTCTTTTTTCAATGTTTCTTACGGGGTGCAAAAATATTAAGGAGCTTAGGGAGGTTGAGATATGGACTATTTAGAGGAAATAAGAGATGCTATTGATAAAGGAATAGAAAATTATCTCTATGAAATTGAGCCAAAAAATTTGTATAATGCGGTAAAGCATCTGCCCTTCGCGGGGGGGAAAAGATTGCGCCCGATAATTGCCTTTATTGCCTGCGAAGCGGTGGGTGGGGATGGAATGAATACAATTCCTTTTGGAGTTGCTCTTGAACTAATTCATACTTTTACCCTTATACATGATGATATAATGGATAAGGATGAGGAAAGGCGGGGCAAACCAACCGTTCATAAAATATTTGGAGAAAATACAGCAATTCTTGCGGGGGATGCTCTTTTTGCAAAATCTTTTGAAATAGCAAGCTATATAGAAAATGATAAAATTGCAAAGAGAATTTTAAGAAATCTTGCAATTATGGCAAAAGAAATATGCGAGGGACAGGATATGGATATGAGTTTTGAAAAAGAAGAATATGTTGATGAAAAAAAATTTCTTAAAATGATTGAAAAGAAAACAGCAAAAATGTTTGAACATGCGGCAATGGGAGGAGCAATCATTGGAATGGCTAAAGAAATAGATATAGAAGCATTAAGAAATTATGGTCTAAATCTTGGAATGGCATTTCAGATATGGGATGATTGTCTTGATGTAATTGGGAAAGACATAGGAAAGCCAGTTGGAAGTGATATAAGGAGGGGTAAGAAAACAATTCTTTATATATATGGATATAAAAAAGATAGGGAAAAATTGCTTAAAAATTATGGGAAGGAAAGCAATGAAGAAATTAAAAAAGTAATATCATTTTTTGAAGAAGTAGGGGCAATAGATTATGCAAAAAATATGGCTTTTGAATATGCAGAGAAGGCAAAAAAGGCGATAGAGAAAATTAAGGATAGCGAAGAAAAGAAGAAGTTAATTGAAATTGCTGAATTTGCGGTAAAAAGGGAAAAATGAAGATAGAGGATATTGCAAGAAAACATGCTTTAATAAATGCATTGAAATTTGGCAAAGCAGATTTAAAAGCAGTTATTGGGAAGGTAATTGCTGAAACTAATGCTGATGCAAAAGAAGTAATACCTGTTGTAAGGAGAGTTATTGAGGAAATAAATAAACTTAGTGTTGAAGAAATAAGAGAAGAATGCGAAAAAATTGGCATTGAGGAAATAAAAAAAGAGAAGGAAGAAAAAAAGCTTCCACCATTGCCATTTGCTAAGAAAGGGGAAGTTATTACCCGCTTTCCGCCAGAGCCAAATGGCTACCTCCATATTGGGCATGCGAAGGCAGCTCTTATTGATTATGAGTATGCTAGGATTTATGATGGGATATTTATTCTTCGCTTCGATGACACGAATCCTGTAAATGAAAGGAAGGAATTTTATGAAGCTCAGAAAGAAGATTTGAAATGGCTTGGGATAGAATGGGACAAAGAATACAGGACTTCTGATAATTTACCAAAGCACTATGAGTTGATTAAAAAAATGCTTGATGAGGGGAATGCATATGTATGCACATGCAGTGAAGAAAAAGTGAGGGAAAATAGGGCAAATGGAAGGGAATGTGAATGCAGAAATAAAAATTTTTCATGGGAAGATTTTAAGTTAATGGAGGAAGGAGAGGCAACTATAAGGTTAAAAGGAGATATGAAATCATTTAATACAGCAATGCGAGACCCAGTTTTATTCCGCATAATAGAGCATCCCCATCCAATTCATGGAAAAAGATTTAGGATATGGCCTACATATGATTTTTATGGAGCGGTTGAGGATTCTTTATCAGGAGTTACTCATCCTTTTAGAAGCAAGGAATATGAACTAAGGGATGAGGTATATTTCTACATACTTGATTGCTTGGGTTTAAGAAAGCCATATTTAATGGAATTTTCACGCCTTGAGATAAAGGGAATGCCTGTTTCAAAAAGAAAGATAAAACCACTGATAGAAAATAAAGTTGTTATGGGGTGGGATGACCCACGCCTGCCAACTCTTATTGGTTTAAAAAGGCGTGGCATACTGGCAGAGAGCATAAAAGAATTTGTTCTTTCTCAGGGAATATCAAAATCTGAGGCAATGGTTGTTTTTGAGAACATAGAGGCAATAAATAGAAAAAATTTGGATGCAAAAGCAAAAAGATATTTTTTTGTTCCAGAGCCAGTAAAACTTATTGTTGAAGATGGAATTGAAAAAGAAGTTGAGCTGAGAAATCATCCGTCCATCGATATGGGTAAAAGGAAAATATTTGTTGGCAAAGTATTTTATATTCCCAAGGAAGATGTTTTAAAAATAAAAGAAGGAAATTTAATAAGGCTAAAAGATTTGTATAATGTAAAAATAGAGAAAAAGAATTCATACCTGTATGGGAAATTTGCGGGAGAAAATATAATTGAAGGAGTGGAAAAAATACAATGGGTAGGCGAGGATAAGATAGAACTGAAAGTAATTGTTCCCCTTCTGCCATTTAAAAATGATGAATTTGATGAAAATAGCTTAAAAATAATTAATGGATATGCAGAAAAAAATGTGGAAAAGATTGAAGATGGAGAAATTGTTCAATTTGAAAGATTTGGATTTGTAAGGATTGAAAGGAGAGATGGAATAACTGGCATTTTTTCTCATAAATAATTATGCCTTCTTAAGATATATTTCAAATTCTGCTCTTTTTGCATCTTTAAGAATTATCTTTCCTCCATATCCTTCAACAATAATTTTTGAGAGATGCAAGCCCAAGCCGCTTCCCTTGCTTTCCTTCCCTTTTGCCCCAAGCTCAAATATTCTTTTTGCAACATCCTCGCTTATTCCCTTTCCATCATCTCTTATTCTTACAATATAGTAATCATTTTCTTCATCAATATCTATTTCAATATTCTTGCAGTTTGAATGAATTATTGAATTCTCTATGAAATTTGAGAATATATTTTCAAGCAATTCATCAGCGATAACAAAAGCCATCTTTTTCTTAAAAGAAATTTTTATTCCTTTTTCTTCAGCAATATTTTTATGAAATTCTATACTCCTTTCTATTGCATCATCCAAACTAATTTTTTTGAGTTCTCTTTCTCCAATTCTCCCTACTATGCTTAACTTGTAGAGAAGTTTTTGGGATTGCATAATGTTTTCATATGCTTTATCAAGCAAATTTTTCTGCTCTTCGCTTAAATCACTTTCTCCGAGCAATTCTAAACAACCAGCAGCTATCTGATTTCTATTTCCTATATCATGCCTTATGAGGGAGTTATACATATCAAGCAATCTTCTTGTTTCCTTCAGTTCAGTTATATCCTTTATTATCCCCTGATAATATATCTTATTATCTTTTTCAATTTTTATTGCAGAAACGAGGCAATCAATTATTTTTCCATCCTTCCTTTTCAATCTAACTTCATAATTTTTTAAAAACCCTCTTTTGGCAATTTCTTTCTTGAATTTTTCCCTATCCTCACTCTTTTCATAAATTTCATCAATATTTATCTTAAAAATTTCATCTCTACTATAGCCGAGAAGTTTTAATCCAGCATTATTTATATCAACAAATTTTCCTTCATAAGTAGAAATATAGATTGCATCCATTGATTCATCAAAAATTCCTCTATACTTTTCTTCAGATTCTTTAAGAGATTTGCTGTATATGCTCAATTCCTCCATCATTCTATTGAAATCTCTTGAAAGCGCTGATATTTCATCATTTCCACCTGTTTTTGCCCTTATATCAAGATTTCCCTTGCTTGCTTCCCTTGTAACATTTCTTAAATCCTCAAGCGATTTAGTTAAATTTTTTGAAAGAACAAGAGAAGTAATTATAACCGCCGCCAAAACACAAAAAAACATCCCCAAATATTCTCTTGTCCTAGCAGAAACAATTTGAGTAATGACTTTTTCCTGTAAGAGAAAAATCAGGGAGCCCTTCATTTCTTCAATTGGATGAGAGAAAGCATAGTATTTTTCACCATTCATTTCTATAATTTTCATTCCAGCTGATGAATTTTTTATAAAATCTCCAATTTCTTTAAGCCCACTTATGTTAAAAATATTCTCTTCCTCAAAAGTTTCATTCCATTTCCTACCCATCTCGCTATATTCAGGATGAACTAAAATATCGCCATCTTCTTCCACAAGAATTGCATATCCATATCCTGCAAAATTTATATCAAGTATATTGTCCCTTATATTCTCAAGTAGCAAATCCGCGCCAGCCACCCCGACAAATTCACCATTTACAAGCACTGGCGTAGAAATTGTTGTTGTTAATTTTCCAGTATTTGCATCTATATATAGAGGGCTCCATAATGTTGAATTATTTTCTTTTGCAGATATATACCATATTCTTTTCCTGTAATCAAACCTTTCACCTGTCTCATTAGATATCTCTTCTAGTTTTTTTGTAAAGTTGCTATCGCTTAAAAAGCATAAACCATTCTCCATTCCAAAATATACAAGAGTTATATTTTCATCTCTTTCCATTAATTCAAATGCCTGTTTTATAAATTCAAAATTTTTAATTTCCTCGCTATCATAACTTCCATTTACACTCCATATATAGGATAAGTTGTAATATTTTCCTTTCCCCCAGTTTTCCTCTATTAACTTAACTACATTTTCCAATTTATTTCTAAAATACTTAAAAATAAAATCATAAAATTCAGATTTTGATTCAACAAGAGTTGCTATGTTTTTTTCCGCTTGCGCCCTCATTTCTTGCCCACTTCTTTCAGAGAGGATATAGGGTAGTATTATAAGTGGTATAATTGAAATTGCAAGCATGATAATTGTTATCTTGTATCTAAATTTCACAGGAATATATCAGAAAAATATTAAAAACTTATTCATTTTTTCAGTATGAAATGGAAGAGCATAAAAAAAATTCTGCCTTTTTTTGGCTTAATTCTATTTTTTTACATTGTTTATGATGCTGGAATTAATGAAATTTTTGAAATTTTTAAAAAAGTTTCTCCTCTAGCTATTTTAATATCCTCAATCCTTTTTATTCCTCGCTTTTTTATAAGCACTTATAAATGGATGCTGATATGCAGGAAGCAGGCAATAGAAACAAGATATCTTTATTTAATTAAAATAAATCTTATAGGTCTTTTTTATGGAAGCGTAACACCTCTCTGGATAGGAGATTACATAAGGGCTCCTTATTTAATGGAAGAAAGCAAAAGACCCATTCATGCATGCATTATAAATGTTTTCATTGACCAGATTATTGAGTTAGCATCCCTCATTTTTTTAGCTCTTTTTAGCTCAATCCTTATTTACAGAAAATTTCCTTATTTCCTTCCCATATTTTTCTCAATTTCTTTAATAATTTTATTTCTTTATTTCATATTCAAGGAAAAAAGCAAAAAAATATTATCTTTTTTCAAATTTGTAATACCAGAGAAATTTTCCTCATGGATTTCTCCAGATTACATTTATAATTTTCCATCCATATCTTTTTTCCTTTTAACAATTTTTATAGAAATTTTAAGTTATTTAATCATGTTTCTCCAGATATATATAATTTCATTTTCCCTCAATATTTCGATTCCATTTCTTGATTTCGTTTTAATATATTCAGTTGCTTCATTAGTAGGAATAATTCCAGTAACCATTGCTGGGTTTGGAACAAGGGAAAGTGTTCTTATATACTTCTTTTCTTTTTATGGAATTGATAGCGCATCTGTAATAGCTCTTTCTTTAAGCGGGTATATAATAACAATACTTATTCCCGCTCTTTTTGGTGGAATTTTTTCAATCAGAAAAAATTTAAAAGTAGATTGATTTTTTATTATGAAAAAATTGGTTGCAATGCTTATAATTTTAACAATTTTTCCATTTAAATTTAAAAGCCATAGCATAAATAGCGATGAAGGAGATGAATGGCTAACCAATGCAAGAATTTTAACTCCATATTCCTACAATCTTTCATGGGAGGATGCAATTAAAAAAGCTGTTGAAAACAATGCAAATGTTATTCTTGATTGGGCAGGCTTCAGCGATACATATCAAGGAAGAATATTGAATATAAATGAATCAATAGAAGAATTGAAGGAAAAGACAAATTTCATTCACTCAAATTTTCCAGGAATAAAATATGTTGTATATGTAGCACCTCTTGAAATGCAGACAATTGATAGCGACATGAATGAAGATGGAAAAGACGATGATGGAAAAAACAGCGCATATACAGATCATCCTGAATGGCTCCAGGTTGGAAAAGATGCAAGGAAGGCGGTTTTTTACGGCTGCCTGCCTGGCATGCCCTTCTGGGTGGATGAAAAAAGTGAGGATGTATGGCTTAGCCCGAGTAATAGAGAATATAAAAATATTGTATTAAATATAGCAAAAGAAATAGCAAATTTTGTTGATGGCGTATGGCTTGATGTTCCTCATTTATGTTTTGAATTTGGTGATGTATGGAAGGAGCAATGGTGCAGTCTTGATGAAGCAAGCATGAAAGATTTTTATAATGACACCGGCTTCATTCTTTCTCCTCCCCTTTCCCCAGATTGGAATAATTCCTCATGGCTTGCATTTGTTAAATGGAGATATAAACAAATAAACGATTTCGTAGGAGATTTTAATAAAGCGCTGAAGGAAGTAAATCCCAACTGCAAGCTAATTGTTGAGACATCTTCTTCAACTGTTTCATCTACTCAGCACGGAGTTGATTTAGAATTGCTTAATGGGGCATGCGATGCTATTTGCCATGAATACGGTGGTCCTTTTGAGGATTTGCAATACTATGGATGGATATATATGCTCGCTCATCTAAAATTATGGCATGATATTGACAAAAACTATTCATTTCTTCTTTCATATGTTGATGGAAATAATTTAAATCTTCTAAAATTCCACGCCGGAATAATTTTAGCATCATGCTATGATAACTATTATGCTTCTGGGGATGAAACAATGTCTGGGTATATCAATGAAAATTTCTTAAAAGAATTATTTAGATGGCTTAGCAATAATGATGATTATTTTTGTGGATGGAAAAATAATCCAGAAATTGCCCTAATTTTTTCAAGAAATACGCTTGATTATGCAGATAAAGGAAGCTGGGAAGGTTATGCATATCATGATGAAATTACTGGTTCAATAATGATGCTAATTCAATCAAACATACAATTTAAAGTGATAGATGAAAGAAATTTAGAAGAAATAAAAAAGTATAAGGCAGTTATTTTACCAGAATTTTCGTGCATGTCAGAAGAGCAAGCAAATATTTTAAGAGAATATGTTATGAATGGAGGAATTCTAATATCAACACATGAAACATCTCTTTATAATGAATATGGAATTAGAAGAGAAAATTTCCTTCTGAATGATTTATTTGGAGTTAATTTATCAGATATCGAAGAAAAAATTTACTTAAATGAATATGGAAAAGGAAAATCAATTTTTTATCCTTTGCCAGTTGGAAGATATTATATATGGGAGGCAAATCCATGGGAAGAAGAAGGAAATGAAATTGAGGCAGAGAAATGGAGGGGAAAATTCTTAGAATTAATTGAAAAAGCAAATGCCCCTCAGGATTTTGAAATATCGGGAAATGCTGTTGCTTTTAAATATGAAAAAGATGGAAGAGAAGAAATTAGGATAATAAATTTTGGTGGGTTAGAAGAAATTAGGATAAAAGGAAAAATAAAAGATGTAAAAATTTTGAATTTTATGGAGGAAATCATAGATGTTGAATTTTATGAAAATGGAAATGAAACTATAGTATATGGAAATTTCTCAAATCAATGCACTATTTTATATTCAAAAGATGAAGAGCTTTTCGTTGAAATTTTAAAACCATCAAAGGGTAAAATATATTTTATGGATAGAGAAATTGCAATAATAAATTCCGAAAAAGCAATAATAATAGGAAAAATTTATGTAGAAGTTACTACAAATGGAAATAAGGTTGAATTTTATTTGAATGATAAAATTGAATTTATTGATTATTCTCCTCCATTTGAATGGCTTCTTAGCAAAAATTGCTTTGGAAATTATGAAATAAAGGCAATATCTTATTTAAACGGGAGAAGTAAAGAAGATAGTTTATCAGCATTTATTCTTCAAATATCCTTTTAATCATCCATTCAGCATTGAATGGTATCTGGTCTTCATATCTCTGCCCAGTCCCTATGAAGTAGAGTGGCTTCTTTATTGAATATGCTATTGATATCGATGCCCCTCCTTTTGCATCCGCATCTACTTTTGATAATATCACCCCATCTATCCCAACTGCTTCATTAAATTTTCTTGCCTGCTCTATTGCATCATTTCCAACAAGTGCATCACCAACAAAAATTGTCATGTGCGGCTTTGCAACTCTCTTTATTTTCTTCATTTCCTCCATTAGATTTATATTTGTCTGCATTCTCCCAGCAGTGTCGATTAAAACAAAATCTTTGTGCCTCGCTTTTGCATGCCCTATCGCATCATACGCAACAGCAGCAGGATCGGCGCCAAAATCATGCTTTATCAACTTTGCTCCTACTTGCAAGGCATGCCTTTCAAGTTGCTCAATTGCGCCAGCCCTGAAAGTATCGCATGCCGCAATTACACAGCTGTAACCCATATTCTTCAACTGCCAAGCAAGTTTTGCTATTGCTGTTGTTTTTCCTGAGCCATTTACCCCAACAAATAAAATTATCACTGGTTTCTCAAATTTTTTAATTTCTTCAAAAAAATTTCCCTCGCTATTTTTCAATATCTTGTATATCGCATCTTCAATTATTTTACTCACTTCCTCCTTTGCCTCTTTCCTTGATAGACCGACCAAATTCCCTTTTATTTCTCTTTTAATTTCTTCTATAACTTCAAAAGCAACATCTGCCTCAATTAGCTCAATTTCAACCTGCCATAGCAATTCATCTACTTTCTTCTCACTTACTCCAAATAATCCCTTCTTTTTTTCTTCTTCAATAACTTCTTCTGCTTTCTTTAACTTTTTTTTAAGAAACTGGAACATCTTCTTTTTTAATCTTCTTTGAAATTTCGTTCATCCTGTCGCTCAATTCTTCCGCAAGATTTATCAATTTTTCCTCGCTCTTCATCAATTCCTCTATTTTTTTATTCAGAAAATCAATCGCTCCATTTGTTGATTTCTCTATAAATACCTTATCTCCTATACTCAATATAACCTTCTTTGTATTCTTTAGCGTTGTATATGCAAAAACATTTCCACCTATTGGCATAAGAATTTCCTTTCCTTCTTCCATTGATGCCATCTCTTGCAATGTTTCAATAGTCCTCCTGTATTCATTTATCATTCTTTCAATTACATCAATCTGTGCATATGTATTTTCAATTTCCTCCTGATGTCTCTGCAATAAATATATATTTTTTCTTAATTCTTCATCATTCATTCTTCCTATATCAATTTCTAATATATTTCATTTTCCGAAAGATGAAGTGCCTCTTCAATCCTCCCCATCTCAATTCCAGTTGTTTCGCTCCCAACAATTGCGCCATGCTCATTCGCAACAGCCCCCGCCCCCACAAATGGCATCCCGTGATTTACTGTGCCTATTTCCACCTCAACTCCAAGAACCTGCTCAATCAATTTTTTTTCCTCTTCCTTTATTTTTGGATGACATAAAACACCCTTATTTGTTGCTATCCCCAGCATTCCGACGGTATTGAGCCCAGCTATTGTTCCTTTCCTTACTTCCACTTTCATAATTTTTTCCAATTTTTTTATTGTGCTGTCCCCAATTAAAGGATGAACAATTGCTCCATAATCATTTGCAAGTATGTTATTTCCAGCAGCATTGAACTTATCTTTTAAAATAAATATTTCTCCATCGAATTTATCTTTGATTATTTCAATTTCTTCTTTTTCAATAAAATCCGTTACAACAATTGCATTTGAATTTATAACTGCAAGCGAGCCAATAATTGT
Coding sequences:
- a CDS encoding glutamate--tRNA ligase → MKIEDIARKHALINALKFGKADLKAVIGKVIAETNADAKEVIPVVRRVIEEINKLSVEEIREECEKIGIEEIKKEKEEKKLPPLPFAKKGEVITRFPPEPNGYLHIGHAKAALIDYEYARIYDGIFILRFDDTNPVNERKEFYEAQKEDLKWLGIEWDKEYRTSDNLPKHYELIKKMLDEGNAYVCTCSEEKVRENRANGRECECRNKNFSWEDFKLMEEGEATIRLKGDMKSFNTAMRDPVLFRIIEHPHPIHGKRFRIWPTYDFYGAVEDSLSGVTHPFRSKEYELRDEVYFYILDCLGLRKPYLMEFSRLEIKGMPVSKRKIKPLIENKVVMGWDDPRLPTLIGLKRRGILAESIKEFVLSQGISKSEAMVVFENIEAINRKNLDAKAKRYFFVPEPVKLIVEDGIEKEVELRNHPSIDMGKRKIFVGKVFYIPKEDVLKIKEGNLIRLKDLYNVKIEKKNSYLYGKFAGENIIEGVEKIQWVGEDKIELKVIVPLLPFKNDEFDENSLKIINGYAEKNVEKIEDGEIVQFERFGFVRIERRDGITGIFSHK
- a CDS encoding MFS transporter, yielding MKDKNIVLIITCFSSFLVPFTSSSINIALPSIGRDFGVDSIFLGWITTSYILATAVLLLPFGKIGDIYGRIKIFLYGIIIFAVASFLSMISFLPYLFLILRIIHAIGSAMIFSNGIAILSSFFREERGKALGINASFTYAGLSSGPFIGGFLTSYFGWRSIFLLMIFICILIIFFLSRFKYEFSGNYEKFDYFGSFLSGASIISIICALSIIDSIRGIIIAIFSFLLFIFFIFWESKMKNPLINPSIFGKNIVFVFSNLTALIHYTATASLTFFMSLYLQNIKNYSASFAGLVLVSQPIFQAIFSPTAGKLSDRIDAKIIASLGIGLTALGIFLLALYIRNDPGLIIIVVILSLIGFGFAFFSSPNTNAIMASVEGKEYGIASATLATMRTIGQSASMGIAILLTKNYSFVDAMEKAFIISAILCIIGIFTSIARGRNNYK
- the purC gene encoding phosphoribosylaminoimidazolesuccinocarboxamide synthase, with protein sequence MGSVKDLRIIEEAKEKPGIAEFIFSDRYSVFDWGEMPDLIENKGKSLCLIGAYFFEKMNKNGIKNHYVGVVEDEKIKSIKEIKEATNRMRIKILRVIKPRICGKEYDYSVYSKEKSNFLIPVEVIYRNFIAEGSSFLKRLREGKINLAEYGLKKVEANQKLDQPIYEFSTKLEEIDRYISREEVKRIAMLSNEEIEEIIEISEKINGMISREVEKTGARNEDGKIEFGFDEERNIIVVDVVGTPDECRFTINGIPISKEIARIYYRKTEWYKEIEEAKKIDAIDWRRKVTQPPFLPPILRESISSIYQSLCNEITGRRFFKVKSFGEIIAEIKELLNEG
- a CDS encoding polyprenyl synthetase family protein, which translates into the protein MDYLEEIRDAIDKGIENYLYEIEPKNLYNAVKHLPFAGGKRLRPIIAFIACEAVGGDGMNTIPFGVALELIHTFTLIHDDIMDKDEERRGKPTVHKIFGENTAILAGDALFAKSFEIASYIENDKIAKRILRNLAIMAKEICEGQDMDMSFEKEEYVDEKKFLKMIEKKTAKMFEHAAMGGAIIGMAKEIDIEALRNYGLNLGMAFQIWDDCLDVIGKDIGKPVGSDIRRGKKTILYIYGYKKDREKLLKNYGKESNEEIKKVISFFEEVGAIDYAKNMAFEYAEKAKKAIEKIKDSEEKKKLIEIAEFAVKREK
- a CDS encoding type 2 isopentenyl-diphosphate Delta-isomerase, with the translated sequence MKNRKKEHLEIVMEKDVMHSYNYWDDFMLIHDALPEINIDEIDLSTEIFGKKLSMPIIIAGMTGGFEEAKEINRKIAMVAEKFGVGMGVGSQRAGLENREVVESYSVVKNYRVPLRIANVGAPQLLEWNNVIEKANEAIEMIDADVLAIHLNFLQEVIQPEGDRNAKGCVRMIKEVSSSVDKPVIVKETGAGISRKVVEKLLDTDIVGIDIGGAGGTSFSAVESYRAKKIRNRIQEEIGKIFWDWGIPAPYCLIEIAEICKNAGIEIVATGGIRHGLDVAKSIALGADCAGVASAILKSKSMDEKMEIFKKSLLFSMFLTGCKNIKELREVEIWTI